The following proteins come from a genomic window of Canis aureus isolate CA01 chromosome 3, VMU_Caureus_v.1.0, whole genome shotgun sequence:
- the ZBTB48 gene encoding zinc finger and BTB domain-containing protein 48: protein MDGSFIQHSVRVLQELNKQREKGQYCDATLDVGGLVFKAHWSVLACCSHFFQSLYGDGSGGSVVLPAGFAEIFGLLLDFFYTGHLALTSGNRDQVLLAARELRVPEAVELCQSFKPKTSVGQAPSGQSGLGKPVSLSVNSHLKEPAGLEEEEVSKTLGQVPRDQEISGSHSPDRPQLGLPAQSESPSFHRGKLKQALKLCPPEDKEPEDCKVPPRPFEAEGVQLQGGNNEWEVVVQVEDDGDGDYVSETETLPTRRKSNMIRKPCAAEPALSAGALAAEPAENRKGTAVPVECPTCHKKFLSKYYLKVHNRKHTGEKPFECPKCGKCYFRKENLLEHEARNCMNRSEQVFTCSVCQETFRRRMELRVHMVSHTGEMPYKCSSCSQQFMQKKDLQSHLIKLHGAPKPHACPTCAKCFLSRTELQLHEAFKHRGEKLFVCEECGHRASSRNGLQMHIKAKHRNERPYVCEFCSHAFTQKANLNMHLRTHTGEKPFQCHLCGKTFRTQASLDKHNRTHTGERPFSCEFCEQRFTEKGPLLRHVASRHQEGRPHFCQICGKTFKAVEQLRVHVRRHKGVRKFECTECGYKFTRQAHLRRHMEIHDRVENYNPRQRKLRNLVIEDEKMVVVALQPPAELEVGSAEVIVASLAQGSLASQLPGQRLCAEESLGSPGVMEPSLIITAAIPEDCDT from the exons ATGGACGGCTCCTTCATCCAGCACAGCGTGAGGGTCCTCCAGGAGCTCAACAAGCAGCGGGAAAAGGGCCAGTACTGCGACGCCACCCTGGACGTGGGGGGCCTGGTGTTCAAGGCACACTGGAGTGTCCTTGCCTGCTGCAGCCACTTCTTCCAGAGCCTCTATGGGGATGGCTCAGGGGGCAGTGTTGTTCTCCCTGCTGGCTTCGCTGAGATCTTTGGTCTCCTGTTGGACTTTTTCTATACTGGTCACCTTGCTCTCACCTCAGGAAACCGGGATCAGGTGCTCTTGGCAGCCAGGGAGTTGCGAGTGCCAGAGGCTGTGGAGCTGTGCCAGAGTTTCAAGCCCAAAACCTCAGTGGGGCAGGCACCGAGTGGCCAGAGTGGGCTGGGGAAACCTGTGTCCCTGAGTGTGAACAGCCACCTCAAGGAGCCGGCAGGCTTGGAGGAAGAGGAAGTTTCAAAGACGCTGGGTCAGGTCCCTAGGGACCAGGAGATCAGTGGCAGTCACAGCCCCGACAGGCCTCAGCTTGGTCTCCCTGCCCAGAGTGAGAGCCCATCCTTCCACCGTGGGAAACTCAAGCAGGCCTTGAAGCTCTGTCCCCCAGAGGACAAGGAGCCTGAGGATTGCAAAGTGCCCCCAAGGCCCTTTGAGGCTGAAGGTGTCCAGCTGCAGGGCGGGAATAATGAG TGGGAAGTGGTGGTTCAAGTTGAGGACGACGGGGATGGTGATTACGTTTCAGAGACTGAGACGTTGCCCACCAGGAGGAAATCAAACATGATCAGAAAGCCGTGTGCTGCTGAGCCAGCCCTGAGTGCAGGTGCCCTGGCAGCCGAGCCCGCTGAGAACAGAAAAGGTACAGCGGTGCCAGTTGAATGCCCCACATGTCATAAAAAGTTTCTCAGCAAATATTACCTAAAAGTGCACAACAG GAAACACACTGGGGAGAAACCCTTTGAGTGTCCCAAATGTGGCAAGTGTTACTTTCGGAAAGAGAACCTCCTGGAGCATGAGGCCCGGAATTGCATGAACCGCTCGGAACAG GTCTTCACGTGCTCTGTGTGCCAGGAGACCTTCCGCCGGAGGATGGAGCTGCGGGTCCACATGGTGTCCCACACGGGGGAGATGCCCTACAAG TGCTCCTCGTGCTCCCAGCAGTTCATGCAGAAGAAGGACCTGCAGAGCCACCTGATCAAACTACACGGAGCGCCCAAGCCCCACGCT TGTCCCACCTGTGCCAAGTGCTTCCTGTCACGGACGGAACTGCAGCTGCACGAGGCTTTCAAGCACCGTGGGGAGAAGCTGTTCGTGTGTGAGGAGTGTGGGCACAGGGCCTCTAGCCGGAACGGCCTGCAGATGCACATCAAGGCCAAGCACAG GAACGAGCGGCCATATGTCTGTGAGTTCTGCAGCCATGCCTTCACCCAGAAGGCCAATCTTAACATGCACCTGCGCACGCACACAGGCGAGAAGCCCTTCCAGTGCCACCTCTGTGGCAAGACCTTCCGCACCCAAG CCAGCCTGGACAAGCACAACCGCACCCACACCGGTGAGAGGCCCTTCAGCTGTGAGTTCTGTGAACAGCGCTTCACGGAGAAGGGGCCCCTGCTGAGGCACGTGGCCAGCCGCCACCAGGAGGGCCGGCCACATTTCTGCCAAATCTGCGGGAAGACCTTCAAAG CCGTGGAGCAGCTGCGTGTGCATGTTAGAAGGCACAAGGGGGTCAGGAAGTTCGAGTGCACAGAGTGTGGCTACAAGTTCACCCGGCAG GCCCACCTCCGGAGGCACATGGAGATCCACGACCGAGTGGAGAACTACAATCCACGGCAGCGCAAGCTCCGGAACCTGGTCATTGAGGATGAGAAGATGGTGGTGGTAGCGCTGCAGCCACCCGCTGAGCTGGAGGTGGGCTCTGCTGAGGTCATTGTGGCATCTCTGGCTCAGGGCAGCCTGGCCTCCCAGCTCCCTGGCCAGAGACTCTGTGCGGAAGAAAGCTTGGGGAGCCCGGGCGTCATGGAGCCCTCACTCATCATCACAGCAGCCATCCCCGAGGACTGTGACACGTAG